The Dioscorea cayenensis subsp. rotundata cultivar TDr96_F1 chromosome 19, TDr96_F1_v2_PseudoChromosome.rev07_lg8_w22 25.fasta, whole genome shotgun sequence genome includes a window with the following:
- the LOC120283930 gene encoding E3 ubiquitin ligase PQT3-like isoform X2: MAVYYKFKSAKDYDSVPIEGQFISLANLKERIFESKHLGRGTDFDLMVANAQTNEEYVDEAAMIPKNTSVLIRRVPGRPRKPIVTEPDEQKVVEDKVEDIPPPTSNAIGESSTTKYPEESEWDEFGTDLYAIPDVTPFQSVNPVMDIAPANKIDEDSKIKALIDTPALDWNRQGNDAYGAGRGFGRGMGGRMMPGRGFGRGGGLERRTPPAGYVCHRCKVPGHFIQHCPTNGDPNYDIKRVKPPTGIPKSMLMATPDGSYALPSGAVAVLRPNEAAFEKEIEGLPSTRPVSDLPPELRCPLCKEVMKDAVLTSKCCFSSFCDKCIRDYIITKSMCVCGATNILADDLLPNKTLRETINRIMEATTSSTENVGSLIQVQDMESARPVLPKAPSPTTLSVASKDEQKPVPVEQSVDIKDAEIANDTKPVIADKNAVKSTDPSVATPESASVKELTSQESAPVHEELQEKLSAGDQGKKKKKKKTRPLGSAGTGADMQWRSYQDLGAESYASMPMAPSAYNPYWVGGMPMGMDGYMAPYAGTMPYMGYAPGPFDVPFAGMLPQDPFAAQGYMLPVGPQRDLSELGMAGVSMNQGPPIMSREEFEARKADFRRKREMERVSEREHSRDKGNIREGHNNNADIPPMKSKPRQPAQGTGVDRGDYRVDRYEKSTAPPPDRHAPPGSRERDSPHRPEKRRSATTNSTTTTTKHDPMSDPAGADRKQKGSVFSRISFPGYGGGGGSAGGGSGSSGDKKRKSSEMPNGLKEHEPSHRSGSNGYRDDRSGSRRGGGATSSAAAAAAAAAAGGYDGESSEEEYHFKRRPSRRDADHEDDGRGSRSSRDRDRDRDRDRDNHKRR; the protein is encoded by the exons ATGGCTGTGTATTATAAGTTTAAAAGTGCTAAAGATTATGACTCCGTTCCCATTGAGGGCCAATTCATATCTCTTGCCAATTTGAAAGAAAGGATTTTTGAATCCAAGCATTTGGGAAGGGGTACTGACTTCGACCTCATGGTTGCCAATGCTCAGACTAATGAAG AATATGTAGATGAAGCAGCTATGATTCCAAAAAATACTTCGGTTTTGATCCGTCGTGTTCCGGGGAGGCCTCGGAAGCCTATTGTCACTGAGCCGGATGA GCAAAAAGTTGTAGAAGATAAAGTAGAAGACATACCACCACCTACTAGCAATGCGATTGGTGAATCATCAACCACAAAATAT CCTGAAGAGTCTGAATGGGATGAGTTTGGTACTGATTTATATGCTATACCTGATGTGACCCCGTTCCAGAGTGTTAACCCAGTAATGGATATTGCCCCTGCAAATAAAATTGATGAGGATAGCAAAATCAAAGCTTTAATTGATACACCTGCCCTTGATTGGAACCG TCAAGGAAATGATGCTTATGGTGCTGGAAGGGGGTTTGGAAGGGGAATGGGTGGCCGAATGATGCCTGGTCGTGGTTTTG GTCGAGGGGGTGGGTTAGAGCGCCGGACACCTCCAGCAGGTTATGTCTGCCATAGATGCAAAGTCCCAG GGCATTTTATTCAGCATTGCCCTACCAATGGAGATCCCAATTATGACATAAAGAGAGTGAAACCTCCTACTGGTATTCCAAAGTCGATGTTAATGGCAACACCTGATGGATCCTATGCCTTGCCAAGTGGTGCGGTTGCTGTTCTAAGACCAAATGA AGCTGCATTTGAAAAGGAAATTGAGGGTCTTCCTTCCACCCGTCCTGTTAGTGATCTGCCCCCAGAGTTGCGTTGTCCCTTGtgtaaagaagtaatgaaagaTGCTGTCTTAACTAGTAAATGTTGTTTCAGTAGTTTTTGCGACAAAT GCATTAGAGATTATATAATAACCAAGTCAATGTGTGTATGTGGAGCTACGAATATTCTAGCTGATGACCTTCTGCCAAACAAAACACTGAGAGAAACCATCAACCGCATAATGGAGGCAACAACGAGCAGTACTGAGAATGTTGGAAGCTTAATACAGGTTCAAG ATATGGAATCTGCACGCCCGGTGCTACCTAAAGCTCCATCTCCCACCACCCTCTCTGTTGCATCTAAAGATGAACAAAAGCCAGTGCCTGTTGAGCAATCTGTAGATATAAAAGATGCAGAAATTGCCAATGACACAAAACCTGTAATTGCTGATAAGAACGCTGTGAAGAGTACAGACCCATCTGTGGCAACACCAGAATCAGCAAGTGTAAAAGAACTAACATCACAAGAGAGTGCACCTGTGCATGAAGAGCTTCAGGAAAAGCTTTCTGCTGGTGATCAAG gaaagaagaaaaaaaagaaaaagacacgTCCTCTTGGCAGTGCTGGCACTG GCGCAGACATGCAATGGAGAAGTTATCAAGATCTTGGTGCAGAAAGTTATGCTTCAATGCCTATGGCCCCCTCTGCCTACAATCCATACTGGGTTGGTGGCATGCCAATGGGAATGGATGGCTATATGGCACCTTATGCAGGCACCATGCCCTATATGGGCTATGCACCTGGTCCATTTGATGTTCCTTTTGCCGGAATGTTACCGCAAGATCCTTTTGCAGCCCAAGGCTATATGTTACCGGTTGGTCCACAGAG gGATCTTTCTGAGCTGGGGATGGCCGGTGTCAGCATGAATCAAGGGCCTCCAATTATGAGCAGGGAAGAATTCGAGGCTAGGAAGGCTGATTTTAGAAGGAAGCGTGAAATGGAGCGAGTTAGTGAAAG GGAGCATTCAAGGGACAAGGGAAACATCAGAGAAGGGCACAACAACAATGCTGATATTCCTCCAATGAAATCAAAGCCC AGACAACCAGCTCAAGGTACTGGTGTTGACCGAGGAGACTACCGCGTTGACCGTTACGAGAAGTCAACTGCTCCGCCTCCAGACCGACATGCGCCGCCAGGGTCACGCGAGCGTGACTCACCGCACCGGCCGGAGAAAAGGAGATCTGCCACCACCAACTCCacgaccaccaccaccaaacATGACCCGATGTCTGATCCGGCGGGCGCCGACCGGAAGCAAAAGGGCAGCGTCTTCTCTCGCATCAGCTTCCCCGGCtacggcggcggcggcggcagtGCCGGTGGTGGCAGCGGTAGCAGCGGTGACAAAAAGAGGAAGTCATCGGAGATGCCGAATGGTCTCAAGGAGCATGAACCCAGTCATAGATCTGGTTCCAATGGGTACCGTGATGACCGGAGTGGATCTCGGAGAGGTGGTGGTGCCACCTCCTCCGCCGCCGCAGCTGCTGCAGCCGCCGCTGCTGGCGGCTATGATGGTGAGTCTAGCGAAGAGGAGTACCATTTCAAGCGTAGGCCGTCAAGGAGAGATGCTGATCATGAGGATGATGGGCGGGGTTCTAGAAGCTCGAGAGATAGGGATAGGGATAGGGATAGGGATAGAGATAATCACAAGCGTAGGTGA
- the LOC120283930 gene encoding E3 ubiquitin ligase PARAQUAT TOLERANCE 3-like isoform X1 yields the protein MAVYYKFKSAKDYDSVPIEGQFISLANLKERIFESKHLGRGTDFDLMVANAQTNEEYVDEAAMIPKNTSVLIRRVPGRPRKPIVTEPDEQKVVEDKVEDIPPPTSNAIGESSTTKYPEESEWDEFGTDLYAIPDVTPFQSVNPVMDIAPANKIDEDSKIKALIDTPALDWNRQGNDAYGAGRGFGRGMGGRMMPGRGFGRGGGLERRTPPAGYVCHRCKVPGHFIQHCPTNGDPNYDIKRVKPPTGIPKSMLMATPDGSYALPSGAVAVLRPNEAAFEKEIEGLPSTRPVSDLPPELRCPLCKEVMKDAVLTSKCCFSSFCDKCIRDYIITKSMCVCGATNILADDLLPNKTLRETINRIMEATTSSTENVGSLIQVQDMESARPVLPKAPSPTTLSVASKDEQKPVPVEQSVDIKDAEIANDTKPVIADKNAVKSTDPSVATPESASVKELTSQESAPVHEELQEKLSAGDQGKKKKKKKTRPLGSAGTGADMQWRSYQDLGAESYASMPMAPSAYNPYWVGGMPMGMDGYMAPYAGTMPYMGYAPGPFDVPFAGMLPQDPFAAQGYMLPVGPQRDLSELGMAGVSMNQGPPIMSREEFEARKADFRRKREMERVSEREHSRDKGNIREGHNNNADIPPMKSKPQRQPAQGTGVDRGDYRVDRYEKSTAPPPDRHAPPGSRERDSPHRPEKRRSATTNSTTTTTKHDPMSDPAGADRKQKGSVFSRISFPGYGGGGGSAGGGSGSSGDKKRKSSEMPNGLKEHEPSHRSGSNGYRDDRSGSRRGGGATSSAAAAAAAAAAGGYDGESSEEEYHFKRRPSRRDADHEDDGRGSRSSRDRDRDRDRDRDNHKRR from the exons ATGGCTGTGTATTATAAGTTTAAAAGTGCTAAAGATTATGACTCCGTTCCCATTGAGGGCCAATTCATATCTCTTGCCAATTTGAAAGAAAGGATTTTTGAATCCAAGCATTTGGGAAGGGGTACTGACTTCGACCTCATGGTTGCCAATGCTCAGACTAATGAAG AATATGTAGATGAAGCAGCTATGATTCCAAAAAATACTTCGGTTTTGATCCGTCGTGTTCCGGGGAGGCCTCGGAAGCCTATTGTCACTGAGCCGGATGA GCAAAAAGTTGTAGAAGATAAAGTAGAAGACATACCACCACCTACTAGCAATGCGATTGGTGAATCATCAACCACAAAATAT CCTGAAGAGTCTGAATGGGATGAGTTTGGTACTGATTTATATGCTATACCTGATGTGACCCCGTTCCAGAGTGTTAACCCAGTAATGGATATTGCCCCTGCAAATAAAATTGATGAGGATAGCAAAATCAAAGCTTTAATTGATACACCTGCCCTTGATTGGAACCG TCAAGGAAATGATGCTTATGGTGCTGGAAGGGGGTTTGGAAGGGGAATGGGTGGCCGAATGATGCCTGGTCGTGGTTTTG GTCGAGGGGGTGGGTTAGAGCGCCGGACACCTCCAGCAGGTTATGTCTGCCATAGATGCAAAGTCCCAG GGCATTTTATTCAGCATTGCCCTACCAATGGAGATCCCAATTATGACATAAAGAGAGTGAAACCTCCTACTGGTATTCCAAAGTCGATGTTAATGGCAACACCTGATGGATCCTATGCCTTGCCAAGTGGTGCGGTTGCTGTTCTAAGACCAAATGA AGCTGCATTTGAAAAGGAAATTGAGGGTCTTCCTTCCACCCGTCCTGTTAGTGATCTGCCCCCAGAGTTGCGTTGTCCCTTGtgtaaagaagtaatgaaagaTGCTGTCTTAACTAGTAAATGTTGTTTCAGTAGTTTTTGCGACAAAT GCATTAGAGATTATATAATAACCAAGTCAATGTGTGTATGTGGAGCTACGAATATTCTAGCTGATGACCTTCTGCCAAACAAAACACTGAGAGAAACCATCAACCGCATAATGGAGGCAACAACGAGCAGTACTGAGAATGTTGGAAGCTTAATACAGGTTCAAG ATATGGAATCTGCACGCCCGGTGCTACCTAAAGCTCCATCTCCCACCACCCTCTCTGTTGCATCTAAAGATGAACAAAAGCCAGTGCCTGTTGAGCAATCTGTAGATATAAAAGATGCAGAAATTGCCAATGACACAAAACCTGTAATTGCTGATAAGAACGCTGTGAAGAGTACAGACCCATCTGTGGCAACACCAGAATCAGCAAGTGTAAAAGAACTAACATCACAAGAGAGTGCACCTGTGCATGAAGAGCTTCAGGAAAAGCTTTCTGCTGGTGATCAAG gaaagaagaaaaaaaagaaaaagacacgTCCTCTTGGCAGTGCTGGCACTG GCGCAGACATGCAATGGAGAAGTTATCAAGATCTTGGTGCAGAAAGTTATGCTTCAATGCCTATGGCCCCCTCTGCCTACAATCCATACTGGGTTGGTGGCATGCCAATGGGAATGGATGGCTATATGGCACCTTATGCAGGCACCATGCCCTATATGGGCTATGCACCTGGTCCATTTGATGTTCCTTTTGCCGGAATGTTACCGCAAGATCCTTTTGCAGCCCAAGGCTATATGTTACCGGTTGGTCCACAGAG gGATCTTTCTGAGCTGGGGATGGCCGGTGTCAGCATGAATCAAGGGCCTCCAATTATGAGCAGGGAAGAATTCGAGGCTAGGAAGGCTGATTTTAGAAGGAAGCGTGAAATGGAGCGAGTTAGTGAAAG GGAGCATTCAAGGGACAAGGGAAACATCAGAGAAGGGCACAACAACAATGCTGATATTCCTCCAATGAAATCAAAGCCC CAGAGACAACCAGCTCAAGGTACTGGTGTTGACCGAGGAGACTACCGCGTTGACCGTTACGAGAAGTCAACTGCTCCGCCTCCAGACCGACATGCGCCGCCAGGGTCACGCGAGCGTGACTCACCGCACCGGCCGGAGAAAAGGAGATCTGCCACCACCAACTCCacgaccaccaccaccaaacATGACCCGATGTCTGATCCGGCGGGCGCCGACCGGAAGCAAAAGGGCAGCGTCTTCTCTCGCATCAGCTTCCCCGGCtacggcggcggcggcggcagtGCCGGTGGTGGCAGCGGTAGCAGCGGTGACAAAAAGAGGAAGTCATCGGAGATGCCGAATGGTCTCAAGGAGCATGAACCCAGTCATAGATCTGGTTCCAATGGGTACCGTGATGACCGGAGTGGATCTCGGAGAGGTGGTGGTGCCACCTCCTCCGCCGCCGCAGCTGCTGCAGCCGCCGCTGCTGGCGGCTATGATGGTGAGTCTAGCGAAGAGGAGTACCATTTCAAGCGTAGGCCGTCAAGGAGAGATGCTGATCATGAGGATGATGGGCGGGGTTCTAGAAGCTCGAGAGATAGGGATAGGGATAGGGATAGGGATAGAGATAATCACAAGCGTAGGTGA